Part of the Gemmatimonadales bacterium genome, AGATCGTGGCCTGCGATCTCAACGCGGTCGGGGTCGCCAAACGGGTACGCGAATTTGGCGCCCTCGGCGTCGATGCGCGGCCCTGCGCCGGGGATCTGAGCCACCCGGATATCGCGGCGCTGGCGGTGGAGATCGCCCTCATTCAGTTCGGCCGGCTGGACGTGGTGGTGAACGTGGCGGGCGGGCTCACCACCTACGGGCCGATCGAAGGGCTCACGATGGCGGCCATCGATCGTGAGCTGGCGATCAATCTCAAGACCACGATCATCGTCAGCCAGGCGGCCATCCCGGCGCTCGCGCGGACCCAGGGATGCATCGTCAATTTCGCCTCCATCGCCTATTTCCAGCCGCAGAGCCCGATGGCGCTCTACTCCGCCGCCAAGGCCGCGGTGGCGGGCTTCACCCGGAGCCTGGCCCTCGAGCTGGCTGACCGGAAGATCCGGGTGAACGCGGTGGCACCCGGCATGGTGCGGACCGCCGACAACGTGGCGGCCTCGGGCGAGTCCGCCGCCTACGTCGAGCTGTCGGATATCACCGATGGGGTGATGTCCCTGGCGAGCTCCGGCCCCGAGGCCGTCACCGGCGAGATCCTGGCGATCGCCGCCGACACCTCCGGCCCCACCTGATGGAATTGCGCGGGCGGGTGGCGCTGGTCACCGGCGCGGGACGCCGGGTCGGTCGGGCGCTGGCCGAGGCTCTGGCCCAGCGGGGCATGACGCTGGGCATTCATCATCACGCCTCCTCGGCGGGTGCCACCGACCTGCGCGATGCGATCGTCGCGGCGGGAGGCCGGGCCGCCTGCTTCGCCGCCGACCTTTCCGATCCCACCGCTGCGGCAGAGCTCCCGCGGCGAGTGGCGGCGGAGTTCGGCCGGCTCGACGTCCTGGTGAACTCCGCGGCGGTCATGCACCGCCGCTCCTTCGAGGACACCACGGCCTCCCAATGGGATGAGGTGCTCGACCTCAACCTCCGCTCGGTGTTCTTCTGCACCCAGG contains:
- a CDS encoding SDR family oxidoreductase, with product MELRGRVALVTGAGRRVGRALAEALAQRGMTLGIHHHASSAGATDLRDAIVAAGGRAACFAADLSDPTAAAELPRRVAAEFGRLDVLVNSAAVMHRRSFEDTTASQWDEVLDLNLRSVFFCTQGAAPALRAARGKVVNMADLSGLEPWPGFAVHSISKAGVVMLTKVLARALAPEVTVNAIAPGAVLVPESYDAAERDRLARTTPLGRLGSPSDATAALLYLLEGGDFVTGEVIVVDGGRLLR
- a CDS encoding SDR family oxidoreductase, producing MTARVYDFDGKVVLVTGVGRAGQIGHAVALAFGRAGAKIVACDLNAVGVAKRVREFGALGVDARPCAGDLSHPDIAALAVEIALIQFGRLDVVVNVAGGLTTYGPIEGLTMAAIDRELAINLKTTIIVSQAAIPALARTQGCIVNFASIAYFQPQSPMALYSAAKAAVAGFTRSLALELADRKIRVNAVAPGMVRTADNVAASGESAAYVELSDITDGVMSLASSGPEAVTGEILAIAADTSGPT